The following coding sequences are from one bacterium BMS3Abin14 window:
- the gspK gene encoding putative type II secretion system protein K — protein sequence MSSAMASKRASGGERGVALLMAIVAVLLLSVVVLDTRAGVNLFEDIAYNAAYELQTEYIARSGLALVQAALEKDDTGVDSFSDDWAAANSAGTIPVADLGWVSGRVEDEEGKLNLNTLVNNDGETDGATAKAAGRLWSLLTSLGISESRADEIVAGLTDWMDEDNIVLENGAEDQYYSDLSVPYACPNERLRTVGELALVRGVGDALLNRGEGKIPPLRRFVTIYGGQNGKININTAPAEVLMALTPKGVEGVDYIIDRELADEIVSVRSDAPFTTTNELKERVADFHEDLYNQVLTLIDVNSSHFSAVITGETERSSSTAVGIFARQGKHVSLVYYRGF from the coding sequence ATGAGCAGCGCCATGGCATCGAAACGGGCTTCGGGGGGAGAGCGGGGCGTTGCCCTTCTTATGGCCATTGTGGCGGTGCTCCTCCTCTCCGTGGTGGTGCTGGATACGAGGGCGGGGGTGAATCTGTTTGAGGATATAGCCTATAATGCCGCCTATGAGCTTCAGACCGAATATATCGCCCGTTCGGGCCTTGCCCTGGTACAGGCCGCTCTGGAGAAGGACGACACCGGTGTCGATTCATTCAGTGACGATTGGGCGGCCGCCAATTCGGCCGGCACAATACCCGTCGCTGATCTCGGTTGGGTAAGCGGCAGGGTCGAAGACGAGGAGGGGAAACTGAACCTTAACACGCTGGTCAACAATGACGGCGAGACCGATGGGGCGACGGCAAAAGCGGCCGGCCGCCTCTGGTCCCTGCTGACATCTCTCGGTATTTCAGAGAGCCGTGCGGACGAAATCGTCGCCGGCCTTACCGACTGGATGGACGAGGACAACATCGTCCTGGAAAATGGGGCCGAGGACCAGTACTATTCAGACCTGTCCGTACCCTATGCCTGCCCCAATGAAAGGCTTCGGACAGTGGGTGAGCTGGCCCTTGTCAGGGGGGTCGGCGACGCACTCCTTAACCGCGGTGAGGGGAAGATTCCCCCTTTGAGAAGATTTGTCACCATATACGGGGGGCAGAACGGGAAGATAAATATCAATACCGCACCGGCGGAGGTCCTCATGGCCCTGACCCCGAAGGGGGTTGAGGGAGTTGACTACATAATTGACCGGGAACTTGCCGATGAGATCGTTTCGGTCCGATCCGATGCCCCGTTTACGACAACCAACGAACTGAAAGAGAGGGTGGCGGATTTTCACGAGGACCTCTACAATCAGGTTTTAACGCTGATTGACGTAAACAGCAGCCATTTTTCCGCCGTTATAACCGGAGAGACAGAGAGGTCTTCCAGCACAGCGGTCGGCATCTTCGCCAGGCAGGGGAAACATGTCAGCCTTGTGTACTACAGGGGGTTCTGA